The sequence below is a genomic window from Bactrocera neohumeralis isolate Rockhampton chromosome 4, APGP_CSIRO_Bneo_wtdbg2-racon-allhic-juicebox.fasta_v2, whole genome shotgun sequence.
CTAATTTAACATTACACGTTAGACATGGTGGCATACTTTCAAGCAAAAGccaacaaaaatttgttgaataaacATAAATTGTGTGAAAATTGTATAGCTTTTTTAGgtttataatttgatttttatatgaagaaaatatgattttcatcatatattaacaataattgaaaatgaaagattgcgaaatttttttagtccTTCTGTTTTCATTCAATATGTCACTTCTGTCAAACGAAATaagatttcaatttttgtaatgGATGTAATAAAATGCCAATACAACActtaaaattaacaataaaaaaatatttaacaataaaaaatatttatgtatatagttaaatatatgtatatacaaatgataaAATGTACGACAAGGATTTGAAACCTAAAAACTATCAGTAGTAAAATGAATAATAATTCTTAAGTATGAAAACTCcattacgtacatatgtacatacatatgtacatatgtacatatatccaataATGCATTTATAATACACAAATACGTAAGgtagtatatatattatatgtgcatAGCTGCAAATAAGCGTCctctgaaaataatataaaaaggtaaaaggaatgattttcaaatgaaaaaagaatatgtacagtgtaaatatgtacgtttatgccaaaacaaaaattaataaatggtTTCATATGGTATTCAAGAACATGTGTCTGAAAAAAGATTTcagtacatgcatatgtacatatgtatgtatttaagaaaattgtaaaaaaaatgtcaacttACGTCGTTGCGTTGTGAGCGAAATCGAGATGTGGAGTTGGTAGCATTGTTAGTCATCTTTGCAactttttgctgaaattgtaGTTATCACTGTGGATTTATTGCTACCTAAGCACATAAAATAAGCACGAAGCCACCACCAAGTCTGGCAGAATATCACGGCGAATATTACACAGTGATAATAATTGACGTTATCAACTcgttgtcaaacaaaaaaatatttaaattttaatagagTATGTGACGATTGTGTGCCCGTGCTAtacaattttcttgttttttgctttttttaccAGCAGATAAAACGCTTTTGCAACTAATAGGCTTTGTGAGCAGAAagcaattaattataaatacaatacTTGTCACACGATACTGTGTTATGATTTTAGGCCACTTTTCATTGCCTTatctttctttgttttgtttcacTGCTTTCTCTCAAGCAAAATGCgtagttaaaaaatttaccgTGACGACCTTTGCGTATcagtcatttatatatttacgtaAGTGTTCATTAATCTATGAATCTATATCTGCACTAGACCCTTATTGGACTGCTTTTGATGGATAGTAGCAATTGAAAAGTTGCATTCCAATATCTATTAATGTACCTATCAGAATGTACTTTTTAGTTGCAATGTTGAGTCGCCCTTTGTCGCACCAGATAGATTTGCAGCAGTCCTATAAAAATATGATAAGATTTTCACAATAgggcaattttttatttatttatttgctgtcaccacttattaatttttatcagcTGTTAAATTGCGAACAGCAGAATATGCAAAATGCAAGAATATTCAACTTTATGCTCTTTGTTATCATCGAAATGAAttgtttttctgcatttttcacaaacttaattattttcttagCATTGCAATATTTTCTGCTCTTATATGCTGTTTTACATTGCGTTTTAATTACTGCATTGTATTTAAAATACGCTGAAAATTCTTGATTGATTTTCCTGCACTCCACTGCCTTGCAATCTCTGTTATTGCACTTTCTTTGCTGCTCACAGCAGCGTCAAATTCTTCCAATGCCAATTTTATACAGTGATAAATTTTCACaaacttttatttatgaaatacttctatataaatacatatatttttttttttgcacttccGTAACTTTTTTTGTCTGCTGTTAAGATCCGTTCAGCAATAAAAATCGACTGCAATGCACACCTACTCAAGTACgcacacaaaaacacacattGACGAACGCAATTAACACATTCGCGTCAATATATTTTGCCAATTTGCGCTTCTAAATTTTCCTCTGCCACAAAAGCTCTATtcgatttaataattttcattgaattttcaTCAATTTCTACACACACTAACATAATTTGAGAACATTGACACACTACCGATTAACAGCAAATATTCTTTCCAAagatttttcaagaaaattttccaattagatttgattttttatatgcaGTTATTCCATTATATTCAACTCCCTGCTGATCTTCTGCGCGCAGAATTATTGCGGAGCTTGTATAACGAATGAATAACGAACGATTGTTGTCGATGACGAGCGACAGCGAATTGAATTGCTTTCGAACTGAACCAAGCGACCAAGCAATTGCGGtgaacaaaatacaaaattccgctacttctttgtttttgtcattttctTTTGCTTCATCTTATGTCTTCCAATTGAAAGTTGTCCGACGAAATACAGAACTACAGAATATATACGAATGCGGTATTTGCGCACAGAACCACAAACAAACACGAATGCACTATGTTAAAAGCAGTTTCTGGTATTCATGAAGTCGTTATGCGCAGTTGGTCGCATTGCATTTGTTCCTGGACGAATGACTTGTTTGTCCGCTCACAGCtgcttgcaattttattttgttttcttttttattctctttatttttttatttttcttgctgcaaatatttttagaggATTCCTTTTTGTTTCGCATATTTATCGCTCTTTCTGTTAAGTCCATACAGGGTTGTATGTggtgaacaaaatttgggttGTTTAACGTCAATACGTCAGTGACGTAATGTTTAATTACGTCGCCAAAAACAACTTTTTGAGATCTCAACGTTATTCTCTATAAGGGTATGCCTTTGAAATACtaacatttcatttaaaaaaattgtaacaacgtattctatacaatttttactaaattttctattaaattattgaaaaacaggcgttttataacatttgcttTGCCATCTCTCAGATATTTGTTTTGTCAGAAAAATTGAATGTATGCTTTCTTTCAACTAACTGTCGtcttaaaattaaagtaaattacgGTAGAAAATTCCTTATGTACATAGATTTTGTAAGGCGCCTACTGAAATAAACACGGCGGAAAGGCTGAGGGTCGAAAGATCCCATTTTGACAGAACGTtaaggaattatttttttttttaatttctcaacACGTTATTTAATGTTTGTACAAATTACTGAaggttttcttaataaattaatttgtttcgctttttatttcttttgtactaattttagaatttaagaGAAATTTGACGAAAAGTTTCAACACGTTTAGTGTGGTATGCCATTAACGTTGAATGACAACCTGTCGTGAATGTGTTcgtttattgcaaaatattcgTTAACTCATAAATTTCAGTTAAGaatgtgtatgcaaatataatCTTTCGCTGCAGTTACACGATTCAGAACTTCCTTTGAAGTCACACGAACTActtgtcaaaatttattaaaattgaaaccCGTGTCGTAGGCTACAAGCAATATGATAATCAATAATATGGTAGTTTCAAGATGCCGTCGTCATGGTAGCctctttaaattctttaaaattttgcacgaattcaATAATACAGTAGAATGACATACTTATATTTTGCTATCAATTTatgaatataacaaaatatttatattaccgACAATTGCAAGTCATTTGTTTGCGAAACAATGTCATCAGCTGTTTTAACTCGATCGCCAACTTGAATAGAAAAATTGATGTTAAGATCACGCTCAAGTTCGAAAAGTGAGAGTTTCATTGcaatttgaaagcaatttttGAGCGCTTAACGTCTGGTTTTAGAATACATTTTGTGTCGcataaaataactttattttattattcctAATTAGGTGGCAGCTACATTCTCTTCATTATCTGGCAACGACTTCAGCAGTCAGTCGCTGACACATTCCAAAAAAGAACTTGAAGTCGCTTTGACgtgtaaaaattttctataatttttttaactttccaatttcttcagtaaaataaTCACAAAAATGGTAAATTTAAAAGCGCTTAAAGTTAACTctctttaatatattataattccTTTACAGACAAACTTCAGCGAGGATCAATTAGCCGGTAAGTGAAACGCGAAAACAAGGAGCTGTGGTAAATATTAGAATGTGTATTGTACGGAAAAGCAGTGGGTGTGTTTCAAGCATTGTATTTGTACCTTGCTGAAGGTATTAATTGTAAACAGCCTTTAACCATTATTATAACGTTAATAGACAATTCCAATGGTCTGAGCATATATAAATTAAGATGAATAATCGCTGTTTTTCGCTCTACATATTTCTTGGGGCAAGCAGATGACTCATTGTACCTTGATCGAGTAACCGTTTTACATACCAAAGTACttaaaaagcacaaaataaacaaaaagaaaatgaaaagatATCACTGCGGTATATTGACGTAGCATTCGTGCGACAATAAATGCAAACGATGACTCCATCAATAAATGTACACCATTTTGCGATTATTGGTTTAAGTGTATGAAGAATGTGTATAAAGTTGTGATCACTACTATGCTACACAAGTACATGCACTACATCTGCTTTGACGTAAAACTTATTTCGGTCCGCTGGAAGAAGTTATAATTTATTAGTGTGTGTTGAAGAACTTTTAGCATTCTACGTATACTGCTAAAgtcaaaatgaaattgaattgctCCAAACTGCCTATTTATATCAACGTTAAATTATTTATGTCGAGGTATAGCAGTTTCTTGACCATATTTGGCAAATTTTAAACGCTATGTATATACGTTCGTTATTTTATGGTCAATATTAACGATTTAAACTACAAGCAACTAAGAATTGTTGGCCAAATCACATTTATAAAATTGCgtacaaattaagaaaatatgtacgcaataaatgaaatataatatatatgtagctaCATCTTTATACATAGATTTATGTTAAGATTCtagttatttgtatttttcaaatgtgagatttagtttttcaattttttaattgcagtaaaaaattttttttatcattatttttactgCGACTGGTAAGCCCATATTTATTGGCCGAATAAAACTGTAGActgtaaattataaaaatacgtGTATAGTTTAGATAATAAGATAGTGAAAATTCACAAAAGATTAAAATCAGGAAATTCCCAAATTTACTTATCAAACTTAAATCTtcttaaatcatatttttaagtAGGCCAAATATGGTTTGCGTGTTgatgagatatgtacatacatatatactattctaaaaattctaataaatttgattcaaaatatttttaactatatttaaaaGCAGATTTAGTCGCTTTATGAACTTTGCAAGTGTCTCTTCCGATTTTTTCGCCAAACCATTAAGGCAGTTACAACATTTATGACGACAGTTGTGGGGATAAATGGGTGCAGTGTGCAACTAAAAAGGCATTGCACTTTGAAAAAACATGTTTTACCATATAAGgacgaaatttcaaaactacaTTGGTAGTAAATACCAATACAGGGTGTTTATATGTACACTTAAAGCCAAGCTCTGACATATGAAAGCGCAcacataaatagaaaaaaagtattgtttttccaaataatatatgcatacatacttatatactataagaatttatttttgttactttaTTCTGTGCATTCATCAACAGTCAGCCCCTACACAAGCACGCAAGTTTACCTTCAATGTTTTTGCGGTAGCACATCACTAAACCACTTTTGCGCAGTTCAGTCGTCGGTTGCGCGTACCATGCAACACATTGCGTGAATATTGCaaagttttattgattttacatAACAAATCGATTTACTATATAGCAGTTAATTTGTGTTTGGTCCTTGTTGCCACTTGTTACAATGTACATCTACGAGCCGCCAACTAAAAACTCGTTTACCACTGTGGAAGGTTTTTTCCTTCAtcattttccatttaaattaaatcataaaagctaattttgtgtattttgtttGCAGAATTCCAAGAAGCCTTCAATCTCTTCGACAATCGTGGTGATGGCAAAATTCAATTGAGTCAAGTGGGTGAATGCTTGCGTGCGCTCGGTCAAAACCCCACCGAATCGGATGTGAAGAAGTGCACACATCAATTGAAGCCGGATGAACGCATTAGCTTCGAAGTTTTCCTACCCATCTACCAAGCGATTTCGAAAGCGCGTTCTGGTGACACTGCTGACGATTTCATTGAAGGTCTGCGCCATTTCGATAAAGATGCTAGCGGTTTCATTTCATCAGCTGAATTACGACATTTATTAACCACATTGGGTGAAAAACTGACCGATGAAGAGGTCGAGCAACTAATGACCAACCAAGAGGATACACAGGGCAATGTGAATTATGAAGAATTTGTGCGTATGGTCATGAATGGTTAAGTGAAAGTGTCGTTGATATAATAGTGGCCTgcatttaagtaattaaaagtaatatatatacaatttataattCCCTTTACAAGCCTACCTGTTTCcataacaattaattaaaatcgcttattaacaaaaaagttaaaaacaaaagtaaattaaaattgaaaagtaaatatttatatgaaaccAAAAGTATTCTGCACgtacatatatgaacatatgttgCCAATTCGAGAATTTTTACTGAATTaccttttatatatgtatgtatattcatgtactaaatttaattgtattgtTATTGATGCGCAATGTAGCTCTTATGTTCGAACTTGCTTGCTACTTGATCAAGGCAACATTTGCATATCCCACTATAAAGAAAGAAACGTACACATAAATTTATAACGGCGTAttattacttatgtatgtttaacaataaaaaaacattcaactaatttttacacaaaattttaaatggaattttatCTTGTGTGAAAATACTTTaccataaaaaaacaattttttaatactctGATATTATTAGATGCCGTTTAAAGCATTCATGCTTGTCCATTCTTTCTATTTATGTGACGACGTTTGTATTATTCTGAACTGAAGGGCTTAAGTGATTTTAAtctccgatctgaataattgcTTCGAAGATACCAATGGCTTAGGCAATTCCCATGACAAGCGGTTCGGCATAACCAGAATCGAatcggattttatccggccaatgGTTGttatttcggcgatctaaccctgTTTGGATCGGTGAGTTTTAGGTTAAGACTGTCCTAATTGGATTGAGTCCAACCCGAGTCCGGAGAAAGTTTTCTGCTGTGTTTGCACTATAAGGCCTCAACCAAACATAGGTGTAATACATGCAAATAGATGAACCCAACTTAAAACCTGTTTAGGCCTTAAGGCACAGGTAGTGGCACCATGCCATTACGGCTGAACGTCACATCAGTCAAGTCCAATCATCGCAATGGCTGGTGTCACTTCCTTGCGTGTTGCGGCCTGCGCACCAAATGTGAGTAGAGATTGTCGTCTGTTGTCCCGTGCTGCAGGAGGCTGCCCCCGCAAATAACACCACAGTGCGGCAACCGTTCCTGTGGCTACTACAGCTACAACAAGAACCACCTACACGCCACTCTTTCACTCCTTGGATCACCCATAGACACCCGCGACAAACCCGAATACTACAATTCgagatcgaggagatagttggATTCATGAATCAGGAACGTGTATCGATAGCTGAGGTCCAAAAATCCAAGATCTTCCGAGTTGTGCAGGTTTCAACGTCATACGTAAGGATTGTGAGCGCGATAATGGTGAAGTCCTAGCATTAATTCTGCGCAATGCCAGAAATATacggtcaggcgatgtcgaccTTGAAATATTACATCCCCCTTGTTGCATGTTGCCAAACAAAACCATTTGGTACTAGGCGAATTTAACGCGCATCACGATTTTTCGCAAATTATTGCAGGGGAATAGAGCTGCCGAAACATACAGACGGTTCGACATTCTGctcaatgaatgacgaagcccccacaAGAAATCTGGGAACTTGCAATACAAGGAGTATTCTAAAGTAAAatggactttttgaatctagcgccccctggtggcgcgaTCTATATGTCGtgtagtgcgttagaatctgctatctttatcgattgtccagtgagttaattcatgacatttcatcgattggatgaagttattgcgttttaaatgtcagtatgtttatgttatcgggcgaaaatgagcttcaaacaaagagccaacattaaattttgttttaaaattggtaaaacttttaccgaaacgtttcaattgatgaaacaagttaatggcgatgattgcctatctcgtagcagggtgcacgagtggtttcaacgtttccaaagtggtcgtgaggacataaatgacgatcaacatgtgggccaatcaaaattcgtgatcaccggaaaatccatcgaaactgtatgtgaattcatcaaaaatcagccgaaatcatcattgaaattcatggaaatggaattgagcatctccaaaatatcgatttatcgcattttgactgaacatttgggcttaagaaaggtgtgtgcacgggttgttccgcacaaattgactgacgaccaaaaattgctcagaatccaacattcgaaggacgtgaccgattatttgaccaaaaatcaaattttaagcattaaccactccccgtattcgcctgatatggcaccgtgcgacttcttccttttcggaaaaatgcatttgcccatgaaaggaaaacgttatgcagacgtagaggccattcaaaaggctgacaccggcatactggcggatATACCGGAAaagcttttggaccgtgcaaaaagctgtattgaagcaggagacttttttgaataaaataaattgactttgccgaaaaaaacatttggaaATACCTTGTAGATCCTGACCATCGGTTGTGGCTGATAAATAGAATAATGGCGACTATCAacatttgcacaatttttcgATCGATCTTTCTTCTGGTCAATTCACAAGGTGATTGGAGCCATAAACAGCTTCATCGCGGCTGAAATAATGGCGGAAATACTCCCAGATGAATGGATCGTCATTCACAGTGGGCGTCAAACCACCACTCCCATTGGCGGATTGGATTGTTTGGCCCTTGCGCACCTTCGTTATGGATACTGTAGCGGACGAAACGTCTCCTTATCGATCCCGACATATATGTCCAGAAAGCAACGAGTCCCCATATGACCCTAACcatctctttgcatgcccagctaCACATCTGACACATCTCTCCCTATGGTCTGactaaccgttacaacaacaacagacagGGCCAAACGATGAGTTACCCGATGGCTGCGGAAAATTCCAGGATAGTCGCAATAAAATCTTCAAGTTGCTAGCCGATAGCTCACGGGGAGATGACAAGATCCTCAAATATTAGTGGACTTACAGTTCAACTAAATAGAGTTAGATAGACTCgaagtatataaatttttagggTTTAgtcaaatgaaagagttttagattcgtttttaaatattttgcatttactcTATAATtataactatgtatatgtatgggtATTACAGAGATCTGTATGtggaagtaaaaaaattaatgaacagCCTAAATTGATAGGAATGCGGCATATACGACAGTGGATGagtaattaaaaatcaatatttctgttaaatctttgatttttcaagaaattttgtgCTGTGTATAGCTTCATGCAAAATGTTGAGTACTAAATCGACGCGTTCGTAAGTGGCATTCGCGCCCATCAGTCCAATACGGAATACTTGTTCGGCTGTCGGCCCCAAGCCACCGCTGATCTCCAACTTGTATCTATAAATTgagaaaaagtaaattttaaaaaaattaattcagttATTTCATATATAAGACTTCAGTACTCACTTTCTCATCGCATATTGAGACACCTTTTGCCACTCCACACCCGCTGGCACTTTGATGGTATTTACGGTAGGCAAACGATCATTGGCTTTCACCACAAACATTTCCAATCCGATCTCCTCCACACCACATTGCAGCCGATGTGAGCACTCTTGATGGCGATGTATCACATTTTTGCGACCTAAAGCACAAAACTGTGCCAATGCTTCGCGCAGTCCATATAAAAGCGTTGAGGAAATGGTGTGATGATAGATACGTGGCGTGTCGAAACAGTTCCAATATTGCCCAACGAGCAGCGCATCAAAATAGTATGACTTTATATAGGATTTGCGTGCTCTTATACGCGCTATTGCACGATCACTGAATGAGACGGGCGTAATGCCGGCAGGTGCGCCGAGCACCTTCTGTGAACCCGTATAGGCCATGTCAACTTTCCAGGCATCCATTAGGAATTCAACGCCACCCAGTGAGGCGACTGTATCAACCACGAAAAGGCAATTGTATTTTTCGCAAAGTTCACCGATTTCCTTTAGTTGTGGCTGCAAAATGCCCGTCGAGGAATCACCTTGTGCAATGAAGAAAACTTGTGGTTTGTGTCCCTCAAAGGCGAATTCGATTTCTTTCAGTGACAATGCGTGACCAAAACGTGACTCCACATAGCGCACATCACCATTAAAACGTTTAACCATTTCGGCGGCACGATATCCCCACAAACCGGTGCAGGCAAGTAGCACAACGTCGCCATCCTCCACGAGATTAACAAAAGCTGTCTCCATGCCGGCATGTCCCGAACCGCTAATGCACATCGTAGCACTGTTTTTCGTTTGGAAAAGGTATTTGACGCCTGCCTTGATATCGTCCATGATCtgaaagtaaatgaaattatcgtAATATTGGTAGAGACCTCGGTTTACGATTTTATTAAACAGTATGAATACAAGATTAGGATTTCCTGGAACTACTAGTAGCTGACATTGATGAGAACGCTTAAAGAGTATAGCATTACGTTTGCATAAAAGTCAGATTGATCTGATCTGGACCGAAACTAATGTGGATTTTTTTCGGTCCAAGAACTACAAacataaaaaggtataaaaagattttaatcataattttgatcggtcagtgaGTGTGGTATGCGATCGGAGCTGAACTGAATGTGTGCGGAGATTGTGGCGTTTCCTTGGACATTAACATCCTAATTTTGTGAAGGTaccttgttaaataaaaaaatcttccttacaaggacttgatttggatcgatcagtttgtttggcagttatatgctatagtggtctcaCATCGTCAGTTCctgcaaatgagcagcttttggGGAccaaagaacgtgtgcaaaaacTCAAATGGATATCCCAAAAATTGAAAGCATATACTTGACAAACCGATTAAAGTCGTTCccatgacagtcgggtctacctAACCGGAACGAACCTGGATtgttttatccggtcaaggactgtcaactcagcaGAATTCTGCTGCCACAACGAGAACAACAGACCCATTAAAGTCAGATATTTTCTTGACCTCTCCTATACCGCCAAAACTGGTTACTTCAAAGTAGTCGCTTAAATAGCAGAAATCGCTTGGTGCTTCCAAAATATTAGATAGATTTAACATAAATCGGATCTTTACAAGCGCTATGCATGAGGTGCAGACATGCTACCTCAACTTTGTCTTCTATTTAATTCATTGATAAACAGTAGTACTACTTTTAACACA
It includes:
- the LOC126757117 gene encoding myosin-2 essential light chain isoform X2, translating into MTNFSEDQLAEFQEAFNLFDNRGDGKIQLSQVGECLRALGQNPTESDVKKCTHQLKPDERISFEVFLPIYQAISKARSGDTADDFIEGLRHFDKDASGFISSAELRHLLTTLGEKLTDEEVEQLMTNQEDTQGNVNYEEFVRMVMNG
- the LOC126757117 gene encoding myosin-2 essential light chain isoform X1; its protein translation is MYIYEPPTKNSFTTVEEFQEAFNLFDNRGDGKIQLSQVGECLRALGQNPTESDVKKCTHQLKPDERISFEVFLPIYQAISKARSGDTADDFIEGLRHFDKDASGFISSAELRHLLTTLGEKLTDEEVEQLMTNQEDTQGNVNYEEFVRMVMNG
- the LOC126757099 gene encoding alanine--glyoxylate aminotransferase, translated to MELPAPEQLKQSLYVPNKTLMGPGPSNCTQRVLDSLSNPVLGHMHPECFEIMDDIKAGVKYLFQTKNSATMCISGSGHAGMETAFVNLVEDGDVVLLACTGLWGYRAAEMVKRFNGDVRYVESRFGHALSLKEIEFAFEGHKPQVFFIAQGDSSTGILQPQLKEIGELCEKYNCLFVVDTVASLGGVEFLMDAWKVDMAYTGSQKVLGAPAGITPVSFSDRAIARIRARKSYIKSYYFDALLVGQYWNCFDTPRIYHHTISSTLLYGLREALAQFCALGRKNVIHRHQECSHRLQCGVEEIGLEMFVVKANDRLPTVNTIKVPAGVEWQKVSQYAMRKYKLEISGGLGPTAEQVFRIGLMGANATYERVDLVLNILHEAIHSTKFLEKSKI